The Pseudomonas berkeleyensis genome includes a region encoding these proteins:
- a CDS encoding TRAP transporter substrate-binding protein, translated as MTFIPKALASLLCASAMLLSTAHVQADEINRHNFKIAFVQAKDHPHGLGAQKFAELIKEKSDGKMKVMVFASGTLGGDAQVISSVQGGTVDMTLVTPGLLSGIEKGFGLYGLPFLFQNAAEVDAVLDGPAGQNLLTKLEPHGIIGLGYWDHGFRHVTNSKHPVTKVEDIKGLKLRLQQIPTAIESFRALGANVVPLSFTELYTAMETRTVDGQENPLAAIETSKFYEVQKYLSLTGHFYDPLVAIFSKRTWDKLNETERELVRSASLEAQAYERKVSRDMDVSSREALAKHGMQINEVAPEEIERMREVVRPSSEKLIAEYGADLMAEMNAEIAKVRQAQ; from the coding sequence ATGACATTCATTCCCAAGGCCCTGGCCTCACTGCTGTGCGCATCCGCCATGCTGCTGTCGACCGCTCATGTGCAGGCCGACGAGATCAACCGCCACAACTTCAAGATCGCCTTCGTCCAGGCCAAGGATCACCCGCACGGTCTGGGGGCGCAGAAGTTCGCCGAGCTGATCAAGGAAAAGAGCGACGGCAAGATGAAGGTGATGGTCTTCGCCAGCGGCACCCTCGGCGGTGACGCGCAGGTGATTTCCTCGGTACAGGGCGGCACTGTCGACATGACCCTGGTCACCCCGGGCCTGCTTTCGGGCATCGAGAAAGGCTTCGGTCTGTACGGCCTGCCGTTCCTGTTCCAGAACGCCGCCGAGGTCGACGCCGTACTCGACGGCCCGGCGGGGCAGAACCTGCTGACCAAGCTGGAGCCGCACGGCATCATCGGTCTGGGCTACTGGGATCATGGCTTCCGCCACGTCACCAACAGCAAGCACCCGGTGACCAAGGTCGAGGACATCAAGGGCCTGAAGCTGCGCCTGCAGCAGATTCCGACTGCCATCGAGTCCTTCCGCGCGCTGGGCGCCAACGTGGTGCCGCTGTCGTTCACCGAGCTGTACACCGCGATGGAAACCCGCACCGTCGATGGCCAGGAAAACCCGCTGGCGGCCATCGAAACCTCGAAGTTCTATGAAGTGCAGAAGTACCTGTCGCTGACCGGCCACTTCTACGATCCGCTGGTGGCGATCTTCAGCAAACGCACCTGGGACAAGCTCAACGAGACCGAGCGTGAGCTGGTACGCAGCGCTTCCCTGGAAGCCCAGGCCTACGAGCGCAAGGTCTCCCGCGACATGGATGTCAGCTCGCGTGAGGCGCTGGCCAAGCACGGCATGCAGATCAACGAAGTGGCCCCGGAAGAGATCGAGCGCATGCGTGAAGTGGTGCGTCCGAGCTCCGAGAAACTGATCGCCGAATACGGTGCCGATCTGATGGCGGAAATGAACGCCGAGATCGCCAAGGTTCGCCAGGCCCAGTAA